tataaattagatattatttattagaatgatcttactcgttgtataaacaccatgcactgtgctgtgttttaacttttctgttttttctgtttgcccctgtaaagctgctttgaaacaatacacattgtgaaaagcgctatataaataaacttgaaatgaaTTGAATACTTCCTACTCATTAAAAAGGCGTAGTTCACAGAAGAGCCGTgcagaaaacacagaattgattAATAATTCGCGTGAATCACGATATAAATCGCCCAGCCCTTACACGTATGATCATACTATAGAAGTAATTCAGTGTCAATATATCTGGTTTATGATTTTATTAGAGTCACAAACTGCCATTCTATACTCATAAGTGTGTAAAAAACcccaaacaacacaaaagaaacaaaataaaagatgaatttgactgatTATTTGTTTCCTTTCCATAGATACCACAATAATAGGTCAAACGTGGTCAAATCAAATTACACAATGtaaaataagtgtgtgtgtgttctactTGTTCCAGTGACTCTTGGAGTTGCGGTAAAGCGCAGGAAACATGATGGGTAAAATCCTGGTGGCGTTGTCACTGATCAGACTCATGATGTATTCATTGTTCCAGTAATAAAGCGCTCTCTCGGCCACCTGGCATCAAATACAAACTTGTCAGGCAATGGCTCATTGATCAAATCTCCAGTTGAATGGCTTTGGTGGAACGCTCACCTGAAAGTGAGGGCTGGAAACACATTTAGCTAACTGTCTGAACAACGGCTCCATCACTTTGACAAACTCTGAAGGCTCGATCACGTCCAGAATCTCCTCCAGTTCATTGAGGAACATCACCTCTTTTGGACTGTGAGTCTTGGGCCAGTACTTCAGGAGAGCCATGACAACctagtacacacacacacaacatcaagGACTTTAATAACAGCACATCAATAACAACACAAAAGCCATTGATTTCCTTCATTCTGAAGTCTCACCGGTTCTGTTAGCGTACTGTCCTTCTCCAAAAACTGAACCACACAGTACGCCAACTAGGAAGAAAAGATCATCAAACACAACCCCAACATGAACTTGCATCTGTAGAGTCCGATCTGAGATCAGATGATGTGTAGTTATTTACCTGAGGGTGATAGACGCTTAGACACTTGACTTTGTGCAGCGGCAATAAAACTTTCAGCAGGAAAATCTTGTGTTCTTCTTTTAATGGTAAAGCAAAACCATTGATGATACTGTCCGACAGAAGAGAGAAGACTGTATCACATGATCATATATTCACATCACACCAGAGCGACGGGAAAGTCTTACCTCCCCAGGATCTCCAGTAGTTCAGCGATACCATTGTGATGTTCAGTCTCATAAATAAATCTGCAGGAACACAGAGAATGTGTGGTGTGAATGACTCTTCTCAATCCATCTTCAAACCCAACGCATGACAAATAAAGAGCCGACTCACCTGTAGAAGATgttattgatttgttttctgATGAATGCACGGAGGCCAAGAAACTTGCCGTATATGCGGTGCAGTGTGGTTTTTAAGAAGTCTCTTTCTCGAGGATCTTCACTGTCAAACAACTCCAGAAGCTGAAATTCAGTTCAGAAACAACACTTCATACTTCATACTCAACTCAAACTTCAGAATCAACAATCAACAGAATACGAGAATTACCTGCATTACAAATTTTTGGTCAATGAACTTCTTTGCGATATTTGGCGTAAAGTCTGGAGACTCTAAAAACCTCAGGAAGAACTCATAAACCAACTGCAACACAAAACAGAAACTTTACTTCAATTTTAGGTGATTTTTAGGAGGTTCTGAAGATGTTTACACGTGTCTGTGGGTGACTTGATTAAACTCGTTCTTTAGTTCTTTCCCTCCCAAAAGCTGCTGTGAGTACAGCGGAGCAATAAGACATTCTGTCAATCACTACTTAGCCCCACCCACTGTAAAAATGCTCCACAACGATTGTGTGTTGTGGCTTTGACATGTAATCAGACACGTGTGACATGCTGACAGGGTTAGGTGAAGCACCTGAAGATGAGGCCACGCTGCTTCAAGAGTGGGTTCATCCTCCTCAGGGTCAAATTCTGCCCCGGTGGGGTTGGATGAGGGCGGCAGACCCCTGAACATATTCACAGTGAACTGGAACACAAGTGAAAACACAAGTCGTTCAAATCAACAGATATGACGGAGAATGTGTGACACTGAACTGCAGCCTTCAAATCAACTTAAAtactttaaagagtacataacatgagatcatgagaaggacatttcatgcagtgtgtaatgttggcGTGTGTGAAAGTAAGCACTCAAATGAGCCGTCCCTCGTCTGATTCGCCACCCGCCgcagatttacgtcactacatatactCCCTACACCTACATTTATCTAGGACTGCCTGCCAAAACCTTACTCTTCTCCCCCAGACACTGTAGCTCAAGGGCCTCATTTgctgtagaccaatcacagcggactagaccatctgaccaatcacatgacactaggctggCGGGAAGGAGGGGATTACACAGATGATTCCCGGAACTactcatttgagagtcagtcgaGACGTAAGGTAAGAAAACTGCatattattacgaaataattgtgtttttacaccttctatgtacatacacttgttgttggacactccagaAACCAGACTTGGACCTTAAAAATGTCTAGTTATGCACTCTTTAATGAATGATATTTACAGATCATGGTGTCGTGTATAAAGAAGGAAAATGTACATCCATCGGTCtgttttcacaaaataaactggTTGAGAGTAATATAAGACTCTTTATCAGCTGGCTGTTCGTGATCCCTCACATGACGAGAGCACATGAGCTGAAATAGATTTACGTACAAGCCTCACACACCACATTCTGCTAATGATCACAGGTGTGGTTTGTGTGTAAGGGAAGTCAAATGATCGCAGGAGGAAGTTAACACAAACCTCCTCCTGTACGATCAAAGCTCACGGCTCGTCCGAGAGCTCGGTGTGACTCACCATGTGCACCACCTCCGGGTAAATGGGCTCCGTGATGACATTGCGATTGTGTGTGATGAACTCCACCATCTCGCTGAGCGCCGCCCGCTTCACCTCCTTCCATTTCAGATCGCTGAGAGGATCGGACAGGAAATCAAAGAGAACACAGCACTGACGTACCTTCTGTATGAAGAGCTTCTCCTGCTCGGCCGGAGGAACATCTGAAACGGCATCAAGACTGAACAATTAATTATCGTATCATCTTCTCACAGACCAGAACACAGAAGTGCATTATTCAGAGGAATCAAGTGTTCATGTGATACGAAACAGAGCGATCAGTCGCCTGCATGTAGATCAGCGTTGACCTTTCAGAAGAAAGCAAACATCACACTTATCACAAggttattaataataacatcAGCGGCTTTTATATCAATATCTCCTTCAAACATTCATATACGGCTCAATGATGATCAGATCAGAAAACGCTCAAATAAGCCTGTTCCCCTTCAATCATGTGCTCATTCAGAGCAGATGTTTGCCATCAAACCCTTCTAAACAAGATCATATGGATCATAAATGTTGTTGTGAAGGAAACAAAGCCATGAACTGACACTTTCTGTTTTCTTACATGACACTTTAGCCAGACGTGTGTTTCAGCACCAGATCATCAAATAAGATCATGTACATCATCCAAACACAAACACCACCAATGAATGAAGCAAAACTGAATGTGAGCCACACAATCCCTCTCACTTCATACTGATAGGGTTACATGACACACTCAGCAGACAAACACACGCttactcacatacacacacacacacacacacacacacacatactcaaacacacacacacgcacacacacagtaacgaacacacacatgcacactcactcacatacacacacgaacacacaaacactcatgaACACACACGCTCACTCACAcgacacacatcaacacacgcacgcacactcacgaacacacacgcacatgaaCGCACACTCAcatgacagacacacactcacacgacacacacacacatacgaaCGCACAGTCAtgaacacacactgacacacgcatgcacattcaagaacatacacacatgaacacacacactcgaaCACATAAACACGACCACACAAACactcatgaacacacacacacataaacacgaccacacaaacactcatgaacacacacacacatgaacacacacgcacgaacacacacaacacacgcacactcacatgacagacagacacacacactcacacaacacacacacatgaacactcacacacacatgaacactcacacacgcatgcacactcacacacgc
The sequence above is drawn from the Triplophysa dalaica isolate WHDGS20190420 chromosome 15, ASM1584641v1, whole genome shotgun sequence genome and encodes:
- the ppp2r5ca gene encoding serine/threonine-protein phosphatase 2A 56 kDa regulatory subunit gamma isoform isoform X1; its protein translation is MGVDAPNSNGPFPPVALLHFRDVPPAEQEKLFIQKVRQCCVLFDFLSDPLSDLKWKEVKRAALSEMVEFITHNRNVITEPIYPEVVHMFTVNMFRGLPPSSNPTGAEFDPEEDEPTLEAAWPHLQLVYEFFLRFLESPDFTPNIAKKFIDQKFVMQLLELFDSEDPRERDFLKTTLHRIYGKFLGLRAFIRKQINNIFYRFIYETEHHNGIAELLEILGSIINGFALPLKEEHKIFLLKVLLPLHKVKCLSVYHPQLAYCVVQFLEKDSTLTEPVVMALLKYWPKTHSPKEVMFLNELEEILDVIEPSEFVKVMEPLFRQLAKCVSSPHFQVAERALYYWNNEYIMSLISDNATRILPIMFPALYRNSKSHWNKTIHGLIYNALKLFMEMNQKLFDDCTQQFRAEKNKEKMKLKEREEAWIKIESLAKSNPQYGLYVDPSGLNSPVEMETDTSFIEDVQMLKKTVEEKGLQMQRDQRKDRPLIRRKSDLPQDSFTTKALESHRRADEMLTNHNGH
- the ppp2r5ca gene encoding serine/threonine-protein phosphatase 2A 56 kDa regulatory subunit gamma isoform isoform X2, which gives rise to MGVDAPNSNGPFPPVALLHFRDVPPAEQEKLFIQKVRQCCVLFDFLSDPLSDLKWKEVKRAALSEMVEFITHNRNVITEPIYPEVVHMFTVNMFRGLPPSSNPTGAEFDPEEDEPTLEAAWPHLQLVYEFFLRFLESPDFTPNIAKKFIDQKFVMQLLELFDSEDPRERDFLKTTLHRIYGKFLGLRAFIRKQINNIFYRFIYETEHHNGIAELLEILGSIINGFALPLKEEHKIFLLKVLLPLHKVKCLSVYHPQLAYCVVQFLEKDSTLTEPVVMALLKYWPKTHSPKEVMFLNELEEILDVIEPSEFVKVMEPLFRQLAKCVSSPHFQVAERALYYWNNEYIMSLISDNATRILPIMFPALYRNSKSHWNKTIHGLIYNALKLFMEMNQKLFDDCTQQFRAEKNKEKMKLKEREEAWIKIESLAKSNPQMQRDQRKDRPLIRRKSDLPQDSFTTKALESHRRADEMLTNHNGH